Proteins encoded within one genomic window of Dyadobacter chenhuakuii:
- a CDS encoding CinA family protein translates to MPSQLIIDCSKILNEKGLTIAFAESATAGRLAAEFSLTENSGSVLKGGLVCYDAEVKVDVLGMDPAFIEEFTPESGEVTKELALRLKNLIKSDVQVAVTGLTTPGGSETEQKPVGTIFIHMFLNERSIAAREVFEGSPEEIVLLAADLAAKTVIHELEQL, encoded by the coding sequence ATGCCTTCACAACTGATTATTGATTGTAGTAAAATTTTAAACGAAAAAGGACTGACCATTGCCTTCGCCGAAAGTGCGACGGCGGGCCGGCTAGCCGCGGAGTTTTCACTGACGGAAAATTCCGGCAGTGTCCTCAAAGGCGGACTTGTGTGTTATGATGCGGAAGTAAAAGTGGACGTGTTAGGGATGGATCCGGCTTTTATAGAAGAATTCACTCCAGAATCCGGGGAAGTTACCAAAGAGCTGGCCTTGCGCCTGAAAAACCTGATCAAATCAGATGTCCAGGTTGCTGTTACCGGGCTGACCACACCGGGTGGGAGCGAAACGGAACAAAAGCCGGTGGGCACCATTTTCATTCACATGTTCCTGAACGAACGTTCTATTGCTGCAAGGGAAGTTTTTGAAGGCTCTCCGGAAGAAATAGTGCTGCTGGCAGCAGACCTGGCCGCAAAGACAGTTATCCACGAACTGGAACAATTATGA
- a CDS encoding glycosyltransferase produces MTKRIAFISEHASPLATLGGVDSGGQNVYVAELCKCLAKLGYVIDIFTRRDDEHLSQIVHWLPDIRVIHMDAGPAQEVPKEMLLGYMDEFTQSMIRFINQQEFQYDLVHANFFMSGLVASEVKKQLDIPYVITFHALGKIRMIHQKDKDAFPAARMDIEQMLVDDADFVIAECPQDKQDLIEHYNADPSRITIIPCGFSSEEFYPYPKEKARRKLGLEKDDVVLLQLGRVVPRKGIDNVIRAIRFLKHIPRIKLLVVGGADEKPDFVNDPELKRLKEVAEVEEVSGAVEFVGRRNRQQLRYYYQAADFFISTPWYEPFGITPLEAMACGTPVIGSDVGGIKFTVLDKKTGFLVPPHNPKALADALLEGLSCPEKYQALCNNALKRVNENFTWAYVAEKAHQLYCKLNVVSAKKPVYLFHYKRAQRKRARLYGLPAANYAVS; encoded by the coding sequence ATGACAAAAAGAATAGCATTTATCAGTGAGCACGCTTCGCCGCTGGCAACCCTGGGCGGAGTGGATAGTGGAGGCCAGAATGTATACGTGGCCGAACTATGCAAATGTCTGGCTAAACTGGGTTATGTGATTGACATTTTTACGCGGAGAGACGATGAACATTTGTCTCAGATCGTTCACTGGCTTCCTGATATCCGCGTTATTCACATGGATGCGGGGCCTGCGCAGGAAGTGCCTAAGGAAATGCTGCTGGGGTATATGGATGAATTTACCCAAAGCATGATCCGGTTTATCAACCAGCAGGAGTTCCAGTATGATCTCGTACATGCTAATTTTTTCATGTCCGGCCTTGTGGCTTCCGAAGTTAAAAAACAACTGGATATTCCTTATGTAATCACTTTCCATGCCTTAGGTAAGATCCGTATGATCCATCAGAAAGACAAGGATGCATTTCCTGCCGCCCGGATGGACATTGAGCAGATGCTTGTAGACGACGCCGATTTCGTCATCGCCGAGTGCCCTCAGGACAAACAGGATCTGATAGAACATTATAATGCTGACCCTTCGCGCATAACGATCATTCCGTGCGGGTTCAGTTCCGAGGAATTTTATCCGTATCCCAAAGAAAAAGCCAGACGTAAGCTCGGCCTTGAAAAAGATGATGTGGTGCTGCTGCAACTGGGCAGGGTTGTACCCCGCAAAGGCATTGACAATGTAATCCGCGCCATCCGGTTCCTGAAACATATTCCGAGGATCAAACTGCTTGTGGTAGGCGGTGCGGATGAGAAGCCTGACTTTGTGAATGATCCGGAACTCAAACGCCTCAAAGAAGTGGCAGAAGTAGAGGAAGTTTCCGGCGCTGTGGAGTTCGTAGGACGACGGAACAGGCAGCAACTCCGCTACTATTATCAGGCAGCCGATTTCTTCATTTCAACACCCTGGTATGAACCATTTGGCATAACACCCCTGGAAGCTATGGCTTGCGGCACACCTGTCATAGGCTCCGATGTTGGCGGCATCAAGTTTACAGTGTTAGATAAAAAAACGGGCTTTCTGGTCCCTCCGCACAATCCTAAGGCACTTGCCGATGCCCTTTTGGAAGGATTGTCATGCCCTGAAAAGTATCAGGCCTTGTGTAATAATGCCTTGAAACGGGTGAATGAGAATTTTACCTGGGCTTATGTCGCAGAAAAAGCGCATCAGCTATATTGCAAACTGAATGTTGTTTCTGCCAAGAAGCCTGTATATCTTTTTCATTATAAGAGAGCGCAAAGAAAACGGGCTCGTCTATACGGACTACCGGCCGCAAACTATGCAGTTTCCTGA
- a CDS encoding glycosyltransferase family 4 protein codes for MHQINTTNGRLKIFTWHIHGSYLYYLSQGDYDIYIPVTERKSEGYYGRGETFPFGPNVIEVPAVEVRNMQFDCILFQSERNFLIDQHEVLADWQKQLPRVYVEHNTPEKHPTNTRHVMSDPQVTLVHVTHFNKLMWDSTGIPNVRVIEHGVCIPQVAYQGDIPRGIVVINHIQQRGRITGWDVFDEVRKHVPLDLIGMGTSESGGLGEVLNPQLPEFISHYRFFFNPIRYTSFGLAVCEAMMTGMPVVALATTEYVTVIKDGESGFIDTNIGNLIDKMNSLIADPARAADMGAKAKQTAQEKFDINRFTSDWESTFRQTIQLTIHNHDKKNSIYQ; via the coding sequence ATGCATCAAATCAACACGACAAATGGAAGGTTAAAAATCTTTACCTGGCACATTCACGGAAGCTATCTGTACTACTTATCGCAAGGTGATTATGACATTTACATCCCCGTTACTGAACGCAAGAGTGAAGGCTATTACGGTAGGGGAGAAACGTTTCCTTTTGGTCCGAATGTGATTGAAGTGCCGGCAGTGGAAGTCAGGAACATGCAGTTTGACTGCATCCTTTTTCAGTCCGAACGTAACTTCCTGATTGATCAGCATGAGGTTCTTGCCGACTGGCAGAAACAACTTCCGCGCGTATACGTGGAGCATAACACACCGGAAAAGCATCCCACCAACACGCGGCACGTCATGTCGGATCCGCAGGTGACGCTTGTGCATGTGACGCATTTCAATAAGCTGATGTGGGACAGCACCGGAATTCCCAATGTGCGGGTAATTGAGCACGGAGTGTGCATCCCGCAGGTTGCTTATCAGGGAGATATCCCCCGGGGCATTGTGGTGATCAACCATATACAACAGCGGGGGCGGATCACCGGTTGGGATGTTTTTGATGAAGTGAGAAAGCATGTGCCCCTGGACCTGATCGGCATGGGGACATCAGAATCCGGTGGGTTAGGCGAGGTGCTGAACCCGCAACTTCCCGAATTTATCAGCCATTACCGATTTTTCTTTAACCCTATCCGGTATACGAGCTTCGGTCTGGCAGTGTGTGAAGCCATGATGACCGGTATGCCCGTTGTTGCGCTTGCTACCACGGAATATGTGACCGTGATCAAGGATGGCGAATCCGGATTTATTGATACCAACATTGGAAATCTAATTGATAAGATGAATTCGCTCATAGCCGATCCTGCAAGGGCTGCGGATATGGGCGCCAAAGCGAAACAGACGGCGCAGGAAAAATTTGACATTAACAGGTTTACCAGTGATTGGGAAAGTACCTTCAGACAAACGATCCAACTAACGATCCACAATCATGACAAAAAGAATAGCATTTATCAGTGA
- a CDS encoding carbamoyltransferase family protein, with amino-acid sequence MYILGINAAFHDTAAALVKDGKIIAAAEEERFTHIKHGKRPVPFSTWELPFHAIDYCLKTAGITMKDVDHIAYSFDPDGVSEAAVYEDDLLSGSDVLEAADVYNGWDTLFLNYIRKAPDQLRDGYPHHLQKRFADAGDLNAKWTFINHHNAHAASAFFPSPYEEAAVLTLDGRGEKATTGYFLGQGNKITQLATVDMPHSLGMLYEKITTYLGFLHSSDEYKVMALASYGKPVFIEDFRSVIHIEDNGQYTIDEFDPEQWWGPGRKKDDPFEQLHHDIAHSLQKALEETVLKLVRWLHEQTNSENLCMAGGVALNCVMNAVIRDHGPFKNVWVQPAAGDAGTALGAAQWLDVALNAQGDMRYTAEMNHVYWGPDYTDDEIEKFMIWAKMPYKRLYNVASETAAILAEDKIIAWYQGRMEFGPRSLGSRSILASPIHPDMQARLNDIKDREDFRPVAPVVLEEDAPEWFEDATVSPFMLFVYPVKDDKADRIPAVRHTDGTARVQTINAQQHPLYYELIREFKAKTGVPVLVNTSFNTRGEPIVCSPRDAIECFWTSPFDALIINSFILEK; translated from the coding sequence ATGTATATCCTTGGAATCAATGCTGCGTTTCACGATACCGCCGCAGCACTCGTAAAGGACGGCAAGATCATTGCTGCCGCCGAAGAAGAGCGTTTTACGCATATCAAGCACGGGAAACGGCCTGTTCCTTTCTCCACGTGGGAGCTTCCGTTTCATGCCATTGATTATTGTCTCAAAACAGCGGGCATTACCATGAAGGACGTGGACCACATTGCGTATTCATTTGATCCGGATGGCGTAAGCGAAGCAGCTGTATACGAAGACGACCTGCTTTCCGGCTCTGATGTGCTGGAAGCTGCGGATGTATACAATGGCTGGGATACATTATTTCTCAATTACATACGTAAAGCACCCGATCAGCTACGGGACGGTTATCCGCACCATCTGCAAAAACGATTTGCGGATGCAGGCGATTTAAATGCAAAATGGACATTCATCAACCATCATAATGCGCATGCGGCCAGCGCTTTCTTCCCGTCTCCTTATGAAGAAGCAGCCGTGCTGACTTTGGACGGACGCGGTGAGAAGGCAACGACAGGCTACTTTTTAGGACAAGGAAATAAAATTACACAGCTGGCGACGGTGGACATGCCGCACTCGCTGGGTATGTTATATGAAAAAATTACAACCTATCTGGGCTTTTTGCATTCATCCGATGAATACAAGGTCATGGCCCTTGCCTCCTATGGTAAGCCGGTGTTTATAGAAGATTTCCGTTCCGTGATCCACATTGAGGACAACGGACAATATACCATTGATGAATTCGACCCGGAACAATGGTGGGGACCGGGCCGGAAAAAAGACGATCCTTTCGAGCAGCTGCACCATGACATTGCACACTCCCTGCAAAAAGCGTTGGAGGAAACTGTGCTGAAACTGGTTCGCTGGCTGCACGAACAAACCAACTCGGAAAACCTGTGCATGGCAGGCGGCGTAGCGCTGAACTGCGTAATGAATGCAGTGATCCGGGATCACGGCCCGTTCAAAAATGTATGGGTGCAACCGGCAGCAGGCGATGCAGGCACAGCATTGGGCGCGGCGCAGTGGCTGGACGTAGCGTTGAACGCGCAAGGCGATATGCGCTATACAGCCGAAATGAACCACGTTTACTGGGGACCTGACTATACCGATGATGAGATAGAAAAATTCATGATATGGGCAAAGATGCCTTATAAGAGACTGTATAATGTCGCCAGCGAAACGGCTGCTATCCTGGCTGAGGACAAGATTATTGCCTGGTACCAGGGCCGTATGGAATTTGGTCCGCGCTCGCTGGGAAGCAGGTCTATCCTGGCGTCACCAATCCACCCGGATATGCAGGCCAGGCTTAACGATATCAAGGACCGGGAAGATTTCCGCCCTGTTGCTCCTGTGGTTTTGGAGGAAGATGCCCCTGAATGGTTTGAAGACGCAACCGTGTCTCCCTTCATGCTTTTTGTATATCCAGTTAAAGATGATAAAGCGGACCGCATCCCGGCGGTGCGTCATACGGATGGAACGGCACGCGTGCAGACCATTAATGCACAGCAGCATCCGTTATATTATGAGCTCATCCGGGAGTTCAAGGCAAAAACGGGCGTGCCTGTTCTTGTAAATACATCATTCAATACGCGCGGCGAACCTATTGTTTGCTCTCCGCGGGATGCCATCGAATGTTTCTGGACATCACCATTCGACGCCCTGATCATCAATTCTTTCATCCTCGAAAAATAA
- a CDS encoding glycosyltransferase family 2 protein: protein MADLISVVIPTYRRPTLLRKCLEAIALQTCRGFAFEVIVVSDGPDPATALLIERIRAEQPHLSISFLPLERKSGPAAARNSGWKNSKGSLIAFTDDDCIPAPGWLQGFWQQYKNEVLPAMAFTGQVEVPVPERPTDYQKNVSHLATAEFITANCACTRAALEQVNGFDESFPAAWREDSDLQFKFLKNKIPIIKVHEALVCHPVREAGWGSSIRDQEKSMFNALLFKKHPDLYRTRIASGPVWNYYIIIVSTLVAIIGLLAGNKWIAAIAIGIWLISVARFTLKRLRGTDLSWSHRLEMIVTSFLIPYLSVYWTLRGAMRYKVFFL, encoded by the coding sequence ATGGCAGACCTGATTAGTGTAGTGATCCCAACTTATCGGCGACCCACACTTTTGCGCAAGTGCCTCGAAGCCATAGCCCTGCAAACGTGCAGAGGCTTTGCCTTCGAGGTTATTGTGGTTTCCGACGGGCCCGATCCGGCCACGGCATTACTCATTGAGCGTATCAGGGCCGAGCAGCCTCATTTATCCATCTCATTTCTTCCCCTTGAAAGAAAAAGTGGCCCCGCGGCTGCCCGGAATTCCGGCTGGAAAAACAGCAAGGGTTCATTGATCGCATTTACGGACGATGACTGCATTCCCGCACCGGGCTGGCTGCAAGGGTTCTGGCAGCAATATAAAAATGAGGTCTTACCAGCGATGGCATTCACAGGACAAGTTGAAGTTCCGGTTCCTGAACGGCCCACGGATTATCAGAAAAATGTCTCACATCTGGCTACCGCCGAGTTTATTACGGCAAACTGCGCTTGTACCAGAGCCGCATTGGAGCAGGTTAACGGGTTTGATGAATCTTTTCCCGCAGCCTGGCGTGAAGATTCTGATCTGCAATTCAAGTTTTTGAAAAATAAAATACCCATTATCAAGGTGCACGAAGCGCTGGTATGCCATCCTGTGCGCGAGGCGGGCTGGGGATCGAGCATTCGCGACCAGGAAAAAAGTATGTTCAATGCCCTGCTGTTCAAAAAGCACCCCGACCTTTACAGGACCAGGATCGCCAGCGGGCCGGTGTGGAATTATTATATTATTATCGTGTCGACCCTAGTTGCCATTATTGGATTGCTGGCAGGCAATAAATGGATTGCGGCCATTGCGATTGGGATCTGGCTCATTTCAGTAGCGCGTTTTACCCTGAAACGCCTGAGAGGTACAGATTTAAGTTGGTCGCACCGGTTGGAAATGATCGTTACTTCGTTTCTGATCCCCTACCTTTCTGTATATTGGACATTGCGCGGAGCCATGCGTTATAAAGTTTTTTTCCTATGA
- a CDS encoding glycosyltransferase family 9 protein — translation MKFSPDTTHKIAVFRALQLGDMLCTVPALRALRNSYPDAEITLLGLPWAASFSERFSDYIDRFLHFPGYHGLPEQPFDEAAWDAFLVQIKAERFDLILQMQGNGNIVNEMLENLDAGPVAGFHSAGNHRNEALFLEYPNGISEIEKHLKMLENLGIPSLGTDLEFPISAAERRHLQESVSMPDGHYVCVHPGSRGAWRQWPPAHFACLADHCADQGYHIIITGTKDEAPITAQVIALMKRPVLDLTGKTGLGEIAALIEGADLLISNCTGVSHIAAATRTRSIVISMDGEPERWGPLNKSLHYTIDWTRDTSFEKVRMALDNLLSSITAH, via the coding sequence ATGAAATTCTCTCCTGATACCACACATAAGATCGCCGTTTTCAGGGCGTTGCAATTGGGCGATATGCTTTGCACGGTTCCAGCATTACGGGCGCTTCGCAACAGCTATCCCGACGCCGAAATAACATTGCTGGGCTTGCCCTGGGCCGCATCTTTCAGCGAGCGGTTTTCTGATTATATCGATCGTTTCCTTCATTTCCCCGGCTACCACGGCTTACCGGAGCAGCCGTTTGACGAAGCGGCCTGGGATGCTTTTCTGGTGCAGATAAAAGCCGAGCGTTTCGACCTTATTCTGCAAATGCAGGGAAACGGGAACATTGTCAATGAAATGCTGGAGAATTTAGACGCCGGGCCGGTCGCGGGCTTTCATAGTGCTGGTAATCACAGAAATGAAGCACTTTTTCTAGAATATCCCAATGGCATTTCTGAGATTGAGAAACATTTAAAAATGCTGGAAAACCTGGGAATCCCTTCACTGGGCACCGATCTGGAATTCCCGATATCAGCGGCTGAAAGGCGGCACCTGCAGGAATCTGTTTCTATGCCGGATGGTCATTATGTATGTGTGCATCCGGGTTCCCGCGGTGCATGGCGGCAATGGCCTCCCGCACATTTCGCCTGCCTGGCGGACCATTGCGCAGATCAAGGCTATCACATAATCATTACCGGCACAAAGGACGAGGCACCTATTACTGCGCAAGTGATTGCCTTAATGAAACGTCCGGTTTTGGATCTTACCGGTAAAACGGGGCTGGGAGAAATTGCCGCGCTAATCGAAGGGGCAGACCTGCTGATCAGTAACTGCACGGGCGTTTCGCACATTGCGGCCGCCACGCGCACGCGCAGCATTGTTATCAGTATGGACGGAGAGCCCGAACGCTGGGGACCTTTGAATAAATCTCTGCATTATACCATTGACTGGACAAGGGATACATCGTTCGAGAAAGTCCGCATGGCGCTTGACAACCTGCTGAGCAGCATTACGGCACATTGA
- a CDS encoding amine oxidase: protein MTDIRPTAMLTENNIQTESKRTFENPFKTFWMAGFECTDQLNNSGERVDLLEMTGHLELIRADYARISLLGISTVREGIRWSFVERRPYEYDFSPVLEMMHAADEHDVQQIWDICHFGYPDDLSPFHPKFTARFVALCEAFVDFYLQNNPGKLLLVTPINEVSFISWLGGEVAGTVPYCTKNGWELKYALMRAYIAGARAMKQRSGLVRIVTTEPLVNMVPGFDPDLEDLATAAAQNEQQFQSVDMLCGRICPELGGSEDLVDVIGFNFYYNNQWIIGGYQFLGWNDSVPDPRWKPLADLLQAGYERYNKPIIISETSHPKEDRPLWINMIASECADVLDRGVPLLGVCLYPIIDRPDWDHLHIWHHSGLWDNDFSSKYSRVLHEESQHALMAAQMLITKTLEAKKQSGIHLNITDPSDVSDRKTNDFNTEDLATMKTSDFDPESLSYN, encoded by the coding sequence ATGACAGACATTAGACCAACAGCAATGCTGACCGAAAATAACATCCAGACTGAATCAAAAAGGACTTTCGAGAATCCATTCAAGACATTTTGGATGGCAGGCTTCGAATGCACCGATCAGTTGAACAACAGCGGCGAACGGGTCGACCTGCTCGAAATGACGGGTCACCTCGAACTGATCAGGGCGGATTATGCGCGGATTTCGTTACTGGGAATTTCAACGGTGCGCGAAGGGATTCGTTGGAGTTTCGTGGAGAGAAGACCTTACGAGTATGATTTCAGTCCCGTGCTGGAAATGATGCATGCGGCTGACGAGCACGATGTGCAGCAAATCTGGGACATTTGTCATTTTGGTTACCCAGATGATCTGAGCCCTTTCCATCCCAAGTTTACCGCGCGTTTTGTGGCGCTTTGTGAGGCATTTGTTGATTTTTATTTACAAAATAATCCCGGGAAATTATTGCTCGTAACACCCATCAATGAGGTGAGTTTTATTTCCTGGCTGGGTGGAGAAGTGGCCGGAACGGTGCCTTACTGTACGAAAAACGGCTGGGAACTGAAGTATGCATTAATGCGGGCCTACATTGCAGGAGCCAGGGCAATGAAGCAGCGCAGCGGCCTCGTCCGGATCGTGACAACCGAGCCGCTCGTGAATATGGTACCGGGTTTTGACCCGGATTTAGAAGACCTGGCAACCGCCGCTGCCCAGAATGAGCAGCAGTTCCAGTCCGTTGATATGCTTTGCGGGCGGATATGCCCAGAGCTCGGCGGCAGCGAGGATCTGGTGGATGTAATTGGCTTTAATTTTTATTATAACAACCAATGGATCATAGGCGGATACCAGTTTCTCGGCTGGAACGATTCTGTGCCCGATCCCCGCTGGAAACCACTGGCCGATCTTTTGCAGGCCGGATACGAGCGATATAACAAGCCAATCATTATATCTGAAACCAGCCATCCCAAGGAGGACAGGCCTTTATGGATTAATATGATTGCATCTGAATGTGCGGATGTGCTGGATCGTGGCGTGCCGTTGCTGGGCGTGTGTTTGTATCCCATCATCGACCGGCCCGACTGGGACCATCTCCATATCTGGCATCATTCGGGACTTTGGGACAATGATTTTTCGAGTAAATACAGCCGGGTTTTGCATGAAGAATCGCAGCACGCGCTAATGGCGGCACAAATGCTTATTACAAAAACGCTGGAAGCAAAAAAGCAGTCCGGTATACACTTGAATATTACAGATCCAAGCGATGTGTCGGATCGTAAAACGAACGACTTCAATACGGAAGATCTGGCGACAATGAAGACGAGCGACTTTGATCCGGAAAGTCTGTCTTATAACTAA
- a CDS encoding glycoside hydrolase family 2 protein: protein MQNHTNYGSSKSREANVEDLTFQDDLPRAVLRPNEYVLLDGEWKFAVDPNDRGITESWYVRHDFSQTAQWPGSVEQHLAASQQDVASWTDKIVVWYEREFELSQEALAEHDTDSILQLTFGACGYETRVWLNGHLLSTIEGEQVHMGEYTSFSYELEVLRPVNKLTVRVTSSMDADIPRGKQESHVYKRGGIWYQTFTGAVRSIWLERVERNRLRSRVGVVSIIEDNLVRFTLTTRIHDPGQYKIKLSVFGAESGKYDRLVAEDEFPLVLVAGQKAQRLVLDMPDALLWSPETPNQYRLVAQLIDEKGDISEIETKFGLRKFEARGSRLYLNNLPVYLDGILYQPGNASYDQIKKHLLAMKELGCNLVRIHIAGVDPRIYKLADKIGILLWVEVPSPHQSTKKSRENHRAELMRMLALIGTHPSVVIWSLYNEDWGAQDIAVNVDTRQYIIDMYHFMQIAYPQFIVVDNDGWQHISFEGRLKSDLLTAHLYTPDLNHWKWMLDELTAGNLNSVAAFPLVVGDPFFYRKQVPLIVSEWGGFGFENYGGPVDDSARASQIGLFKKELRKRSFSGDVYTQATNIEDERNGLIDFETGELTVPAGLLTSSPDPDQEINRNDRH, encoded by the coding sequence ATGCAAAACCATACCAATTACGGCTCGTCCAAAAGCCGGGAAGCGAATGTTGAGGACCTTACATTTCAGGATGATCTGCCCCGCGCGGTGCTCCGGCCGAATGAATATGTGCTGCTCGATGGAGAGTGGAAATTTGCAGTCGATCCGAATGACCGGGGCATTACAGAAAGCTGGTATGTCCGGCACGACTTTTCACAAACCGCCCAGTGGCCCGGAAGTGTAGAACAGCACCTGGCAGCATCCCAGCAGGATGTAGCTTCCTGGACGGACAAAATTGTAGTCTGGTACGAACGGGAATTCGAACTTTCTCAGGAAGCATTGGCGGAGCACGATACAGACAGTATTTTGCAGCTGACTTTTGGTGCCTGCGGTTATGAGACCCGGGTCTGGTTAAACGGGCATCTGTTATCCACCATTGAAGGCGAGCAGGTCCATATGGGTGAGTACACCTCATTTTCATATGAATTGGAAGTGCTTCGGCCGGTCAACAAGCTTACCGTTCGTGTTACCAGCAGTATGGACGCTGATATTCCGCGTGGTAAGCAGGAATCCCATGTTTACAAGCGGGGCGGCATCTGGTACCAGACATTCACCGGCGCCGTCCGCAGCATATGGCTTGAAAGGGTAGAGCGAAACCGTTTGCGATCCAGGGTAGGTGTTGTGAGCATTATCGAGGATAACCTGGTGCGGTTCACACTTACCACGCGTATTCATGACCCGGGACAGTACAAGATCAAGCTGTCGGTTTTTGGTGCCGAATCGGGCAAATATGATAGACTCGTGGCAGAGGATGAATTTCCGCTGGTACTTGTAGCAGGACAGAAGGCGCAGCGGCTGGTGCTGGATATGCCGGATGCGTTGCTATGGTCGCCCGAAACGCCCAACCAATACCGGCTTGTGGCGCAGCTCATTGACGAAAAAGGCGATATTTCTGAAATTGAAACAAAATTCGGCCTCAGGAAATTTGAGGCCCGGGGCAGTCGCCTGTATCTCAATAATTTGCCGGTTTACCTGGATGGCATTCTTTACCAGCCGGGCAATGCCAGCTATGACCAGATCAAGAAGCATTTGCTGGCTATGAAAGAGCTGGGATGTAACTTGGTAAGGATCCATATTGCCGGTGTAGACCCACGTATTTATAAACTGGCCGATAAAATTGGCATACTGCTGTGGGTGGAAGTTCCCAGTCCGCACCAATCGACTAAGAAGAGCCGGGAGAATCACCGAGCCGAGCTGATGCGCATGCTAGCATTGATCGGGACGCATCCTTCCGTAGTGATATGGAGCCTGTATAATGAAGACTGGGGAGCCCAGGATATTGCCGTGAATGTGGATACGCGGCAATATATCATTGATATGTATCACTTCATGCAGATTGCCTACCCGCAGTTTATAGTGGTTGATAATGACGGCTGGCAGCATATTTCCTTTGAGGGAAGATTAAAGTCCGATCTGCTGACCGCGCATTTGTACACACCTGACCTCAATCATTGGAAATGGATGCTCGATGAATTGACAGCCGGAAATCTCAATTCGGTTGCAGCCTTTCCGCTCGTTGTCGGCGACCCGTTCTTTTACAGGAAACAGGTGCCGCTGATTGTAAGTGAATGGGGAGGTTTTGGATTTGAAAACTATGGCGGGCCGGTGGACGATTCTGCACGTGCCAGCCAGATCGGCCTTTTTAAAAAGGAACTGAGAAAGCGGTCCTTTTCGGGAGACGTTTACACCCAGGCCACCAACATTGAGGATGAACGCAACGGACTGATCGACTTTGAAACAGGCGAACTAACGGTTCCGGCCGGACTGCTTACATCCTCGCCCGACCCGGATCAAGAAATAAACCGCAATGACAGACATTAG
- a CDS encoding glycosyltransferase, which translates to MTRFAQNGNVYFLEEPFFDASGEAYLDINKKLPGLWVCVPHLPAGGTQEQTNAQIKKLLDSFFEERDCADFVFWYYTPVAFEFSRSFAPGLIVYDCMDELSAFKFAPPRLKFVEQQLLAKADVVFTGGVSLYEAKKASHHNIHPFPSSIDKQHFQAARKQLAGPEDQASVKGIKLGFYGVIDERFDQQLIREIASKRPDWHLMLIGPVVKIDMAELPVADNIHYLGCKTYQELPSYLAGWNVALIPFLLNESTRFISPTKTPEYLAAGKPVVSTAIRDVVFPYAKMGLVSIGHDADTFINAIEHELTNQENAQWLRSVDEYLADKSWEHTFSAMQRLMLSVKKQETPVALTRELKSAS; encoded by the coding sequence ATGACACGCTTTGCCCAAAATGGGAACGTTTATTTCCTGGAAGAACCTTTCTTCGATGCTTCCGGGGAGGCATATCTTGACATTAATAAAAAGCTGCCCGGATTATGGGTTTGCGTGCCGCATCTCCCGGCCGGCGGCACACAGGAGCAGACCAACGCGCAGATCAAAAAGCTTCTGGATTCATTCTTCGAGGAGCGCGACTGCGCTGATTTTGTCTTTTGGTATTATACGCCCGTTGCCTTCGAGTTTTCAAGATCTTTTGCGCCCGGCCTGATCGTGTACGACTGCATGGATGAGCTTTCGGCATTTAAGTTTGCGCCACCGCGCCTTAAATTCGTTGAGCAGCAGCTTCTGGCCAAGGCCGATGTTGTATTTACGGGCGGAGTTAGTTTATATGAAGCCAAGAAGGCGAGTCACCACAACATTCATCCATTTCCGAGCAGCATTGATAAGCAACACTTTCAGGCAGCCAGAAAACAGCTGGCAGGGCCGGAAGACCAGGCTTCCGTTAAAGGAATAAAACTTGGCTTTTATGGGGTGATCGATGAGCGTTTTGATCAGCAGCTTATCCGCGAAATAGCCAGCAAGCGACCAGACTGGCATTTGATGCTGATAGGGCCTGTTGTAAAAATCGATATGGCCGAACTGCCTGTTGCAGATAACATTCATTATCTGGGATGCAAGACTTACCAGGAACTGCCGTCCTATCTGGCAGGATGGAATGTAGCATTGATCCCGTTCCTTTTGAATGAATCCACGCGTTTTATCAGTCCTACAAAAACACCCGAATATCTCGCCGCAGGCAAGCCTGTGGTGTCCACTGCGATCCGTGATGTTGTTTTTCCATATGCAAAAATGGGTCTCGTGAGTATCGGGCACGATGCAGATACTTTTATTAATGCTATTGAGCATGAGCTCACTAACCAGGAGAATGCGCAATGGCTGCGGTCTGTCGACGAGTATCTGGCGGACAAGTCCTGGGAACACACTTTTAGCGCCATGCAGCGGTTGATGCTTTCAGTCAAAAAGCAGGAAACGCCGGTTGCGCTGACAAGAGAGCTCAAAAGTGCCAGCTAG